CAAAAATATTAATATCATTTTTATTAAAAGTCAAGATAAAATAAAAACAGAAATTTTTAGTTTCTATTTTTTAAAATTTTATATTTTTTAAATGCCCGGGGTGGGAGTTGAACCCACAATCTCTTGCGAGAACCAGCTCCTAAGGCTGGCGCGTATGCCAATTCCGCCACCCGGGCAAAGATAATTTTGTGTTAGTAAAATAATTTGCTAAAATTAAACCGTAGTATCATTTTAATTTATTTTTAACAAAAAATCAAGGAGGGGCTATGAAGACGAAATTATTTCGTTCTTTCGTAATTTTAATTATCGCGCTGGGGGGATTTTTTATTTTCGGAAAAAATTCTTTGGCGACCACGGCGGATCATTTGGTAATTAGTGAAGTACAAATATCTGGCGCAACTGTTGATGATGAATTCGTAGAAATTTATAATCCTACAAACCTCTCGGTGAATATTACTGGTTGGAGATTGTCTAGAAAAACTGCGAGCGGGACACAATCTAATCTCGTAATGTCTTTTTCTTCTATTTCAATCTCTGCACATAGCTATCTCCTTGTAATCTCTCCAGAATATAACGCAACCTCACACAACGGAATAACCGGCGACGTAATTTATTCAACAACCCAACATCTTGCCACCGACAACTCTATTCTTTTGTATAGCGACGCAGGAATTACGATCGTCGACAAGGTTGGTTTAGGCACAGCTACCGACAAAGAAACATCCTCCATCGCAAACCCCCCAACGAATGGGAGCGTCGAACGAAAGGCTTCAGAATATTCTACTCTCGCCACTTTGTCGGTCGATGGCATAGAGGAACATTCGGGCAATAGTTATGACAGCGAGGATAATTCTAATGATTTTGTCACCCAATCGATATCAAATCCACAAAACAGTTATTCCCCAACAGAGGATAGCCCGCCACTGACCGCACCACTTCCTTCGGGTCCTGTTTGCGGAAACGCCATTTGCGAAGACGGCGAAGATTATTTGAGTTGTCCCGCTGACTGTGCCGCATCGCCTCCGCTCACAGAAATAAATCCCGGCGACGTGGTCATTAACGAATTTGTTTCCGACCCGGCCGAGGGCGGAGAATGGATTGAAATTTTTAACAAAAAAAATTTTGAAATTAATTTAACCGGCTGGAAATTAGAGGATGGCGCGGGCACGATTGCCACGCTCGACACCACAATCACGGCCAACGGTTTTCAAACTATTGAACTATCATCAAGCAAATTAAACAACTCTGGCGATATTATTAAATTAAAAACATCAGACGGAACAATTATTGATCAGGTTGCTTATGGAAATTGGGACGACGGAAATATTTCTGATAACGCACCAAAAGCCAGCGACCCAAATTCCGTGGCGAGAAAAATTGATGGAGACGATACTGACAATGACCTTGCTGATTTTTCCGAGACAACCACTTTAACTAAAAATTCGGCGAACACAATCACTGCTCCGCCTTCGGAAGAAACTGGCGGAGTAAGCACGCCCGAAGAAACCACACCGTCAGCTCCGCCCTCGTGGCCGGTCGGTTCTCTTTTGATAAATGAATTTGTGGCCGACCCGGCTGATAACGAAGTTGAATGGATTGAAATTTTTAATCCCGGAAACGCTCTTATAAATTTAACCGGCTGGACATTGGAAGACGGCGGGGAAACCGTGACTACGCTTTCCGGTTCGGTCGGACCGCTCGGATTTTTTTGTTTTAGAGAAACCAAAAGGAATTTTAAATAACTCCGGCGATGAAATTATTATAAAAGATCCTGCTGGTCTTGTGATTGACCAAGTTTCTTACGGCAATTGGGATGATGGAGAAAAATCTGATAACGCCCCTGCCGCCTCTGACCCAAATTCCGTGGCCCGCAAAACCGACGGACAAAATTCCACAAACGACTTTAACGACTTCGTCGTAGCCACACCAACCAAGAGCACGTCAAACTCTGGCGGTGTGCAACAAAACCTGAACGACGCGTATTCCAAAGATATTATTGTGAATGAAATTTTTCCAAATCCGAAAGGCGACGACAGCCAAGGAGAATTTATTGAATTAAAAAATATCGGCACCGCAGATATTGATTTGACCGGCTGGAAAATCGGCGACGCGAGCTCTAAAAGATATGTCATAAAGGCGGCTGACCTCCCTTTCATAATTTTAAAACCAAAAGAATTTTTTGTTCTTTATCGCAAAACAACTGGCATCGCTCTAAATAATTCCGGAACTGAATCAGTAAAATTATTTTCGCCTGACGGCGCGCTTGTCCACTCGATTGAATGCTCCGGCACAGCACCCGAGGAACAATCTTACTCCCGCGAAACGGAAAATTATTTTTGGACTTCCACTCCCACGCCGGGAAAAGAAAATATTATCACCCGCGAAAATCAAACGCCTTCTGCATCTATCTCTGCGCCTGACGAAGGCGAAATCGGCCAAGTAATCTCTTTTGACGGTTCTGATTCAATTGATCCCGACGGCGGCGAATTAATTTTTTCCTGGAATTTTGGGGACGGAACCGAAGCCGCCGGAGCAAACGCAAACCACATCTATTCCGCGGCGGGAAAATTTAAAATTATTTTAACCGTAAAAGATGCGACTGGCGCCGGAAATACCGCCGAACAATTTATTAAAATATCAAATCCCGACAGCGCGGCTGATAATTTTCCAATTGACGAACAACTAATTTTTATAAACGAAATTTTGCCCAACCCCGAGGGTTCGGATGAGGGCGAGTGGATTGAACTTAAAAGCATTGATATTAAGCCAATTGACCTTTCTGGCTGGAAATTGGACGACGACGAAGGCGGTAGCCGGCCATATAAAATTCCCGACGGCACAGTTATCAATCCTGGCCAGTTTCTACTTTTTAAAAAAGAAGTGACAAAATTAGCGTTCAATAATACTTGCGACGCGACGCGGCTTTTAGACACCGACGGGGAAATATTTTTTGAAACAAGTTATGATGAAGTTCCGGAGGGCGCGTCTTGGGCACGAGGCGAGGATGGAAATTTCAAGTGGACGACGAAATTAACTCCAGGGGCGGAAAATATTTTTCAATTTCAAGAAAAAATTGTGGCGAAAAAATCCAATTCAACCTCTGCAAAAAAATCAGCGACCTTTTCCGCAACCACACTTGAAGAAATTAGAAATCTTGATTTGGGCGACGGCGTAAAAGTTACGGGCCAAGTAATTGTTGATCCAGGCGTTTTGGGCAGCCAAATTTTTTATATTGCAAACGCCGAAGCTTGTCCGGGAATACAAATATATATGTATAGTAAAAATTTTCCTGAATTAAAACTCGGCGACCTCGTGGAAGTGACCGGCATCTTAGCCGAATCCGGCGGCGAAAAAAGAATTAAAGTTTCAGCAAAAGAAGATATCAAAATTTTAGAGAGCCAAGAGGCTCCGTCGCCGGCTCCCATTAAACTTTCGGAAATTGAGGAAGGTCTTGAAGGATGTTTGGTCTCGGCTTCTGGCGAACTCACGGAAAAAAGTGGCAGTAATTTATATTTTGCCGACGATGACGGCGAATTGAAAATTTATTTAAAATCCACTTTGCCTTTTCCAAAACCAAAAATGAATATCGGCGACCAAATTGAAACTGTTGGAATTGTGAGCCAAACCAAAACCGGCTTCCGACTTTTGCCGCGCTACATTGATGACATAAAAATAAAAACGCCGGCAGCCGAACCAACTACGCTGGAAATCCCGCCAGAAAATAGTAGTGGAAATATAAATCTTTATTTAGGGGCGGCCACAGGAATTTTAGGACTGACACTCGTTGGCCTCGGAATTAAATCCGGAGCTTTTGCTAATTGGTGGAAAAAAATAGAGGGAGTTTAAAATTATTGACAGCAAAAAAATTGACTGCTATATTTTAAGAATAAATTTCCGACCAGCAAGCGGGCGTCGTATAGTGGCTATTATGTGTCCTTGCCAAGGACAAGACGGCAGTTCGATTCTGCTCGCCCGCTTATTGTCCGGAAGTTATGAATTACTTTTGATTCTAATCATATGTCTGTTGAAACCTCCTGGTGGGAAGAAGAAAAACAAAGGGAAGAGTCTTTAAAAGTGGAAGCTCCAAAAATCGCCGACGAAATTGAAAAGCGCGCTAAGAGCGCTAGCTTAAAAGTTAAAAAAGCCATGGAATTTCAGGCTAAACGACTGCGCAGTTCAGAGAGTGCCATGTGGCTTGATACTCTTCAAAGATACATAAAGCCGGATATTCTTAAGTTGATAAATAATATAGACTGGGATGGCCGTTGGATTGTGGAAAGTTCTTACCCCGGATGGACTACGGAGGATTTTAAAGAATTATATCGGGGCTATTTTGGGGAAGAGCCAGAAATTTATGAAGAAGCTGAGGGGGCTCCGCTTGTTGAGGGCGCCGAAGATGATTGGGTAAAAGAAAAACTTGAAGAAATAACATTGGAACGAACAACTCTCTTGGAATTTCTTGAAAATACTACTGATGAAGGAGAACGCGCAGACCTCATAAGCCAAATGGATGAAGTAGATAAAAGATGGAAGGAAGCTTGGGATTTATACAAAAAAACCATCAGGGAAGTACACTAAAAATAAACCTCATTTTTATAATTAAAAAAGACCGCGCGGTCTTTTTTAATTATAAACTTTGTTAATAAAATTAGCGGAAGCAAAGCAACAGATGCCTTCCCGCCTATTCTTTATCAGTAAATACCACCAACCTCCTAGGATAACTTTTGGAAATTTTATTCCAAGTTCCTTCACAAGTGATGAGATTGAGGTGGACTTTCCCATCAGTTGAAACAAACACGCCTGAAGCCTTTGCCTTCGGATCATACGTCCGAAATTCACGCACCACAAAAGTAGCAGTCACTCCTTTTTCATCTTCAACGTACAGCTTGTCTCCCTTACGTAATTTATACAAATTATTAAAGACTCCTACTTTACCATTTTTCCAATAACCATAGTGGCCGGTAATAATTGCGCTACCCTTATCTCCGGGACGCGGTCCGAAATTAAACCAGGCAGCGCTGGTGGGATCTTTCGGCACGCCCACTGCTCCCTTGGTTGTAAGACCAACGTGCTCGAGAGTAGTGTCAATATTAATCTTAGGAATTTTAAGACGCACAGGTAACCCATAAACTGCTTGTTCTTTTTTCTGAAGAACGACTGCATTTTGAATAAGCGGCGCCGAACCGCTCTGGGTTGAATTTATGGGAACAATATAAAAAAGAAGTGCCAAAGAGAGAATAAACCCCAAGAGAACAAACTTGAACAACGTTCCCTTTGGTAATATTTTTAATTGTGAACTTTTCAAGGAGGTCATAGCGTAAATGGCCCCGCCAAAGACGGGGCCATTATTTTGGCAAATTTTTTAATCTTCTCGAGCGCCTAAACTAAATTGTGCCTTTTTTTAGAACTGCAGTAAATGAGATTACGGCCAAGATAAAAATACCAGAGAGTATAATGATGTCCCACGGAATGTTTTTCCCTTCAGAAGAAAGCCCCGTGCTGGGCAGTGCCGGAACAGCGGTAGCCACAGTAACCGTGGCGATCGCTAAATCTCTCACGGTCATACCGTTAGCAACACCCTCTGCGATGGCCGTGTTCAGTGTGGTTTCCGTGAGATTCGTCCGACAAGTGTAGGTCCAGGTTTCCGTAATATCAAGTTTTGAATCGCCATTCGTGTCGCCGGAAATATAATTCATAGGACTGCACTTGTCATCAGAGAGAATAACATTGCTTAACGCAACCGTTCCAGGATTCGTAATTTTTTCGGTGTAGGTAACCATCCCACCTCCCGCGGAGAGAGTGAGCGGATTCGGAACTTTTGTCACGTGGATCAAAGGCGGCACTGTCGGCAAACCAACAACAACCGTAGCACTCGCAATGTCAGTTGCGCTTATGCCATTGGCCCATCCTGTCGCAACAACGGTGTTCGTATGAGTTTCCGAGAGCGTCGTCGAGCAGGTGTATGTCCATGTCTCACTTACTTGGAGGATGGCGTCTGCGTTAGTGTCCCCGGAAACCAAGGTTATGGGACTGCAAGTATCGCCGATCATCGTCACGTCGGTCACCGGGACTGTTCCGATATTACGAAGTGTATAGGTATACGCCACGGAGCCAGAACCAGCCGGCAGGGCCAGCGGGCTTGGGACTTTTACCACATCGATCAGGGGCGGCACGGGCGGGACAACCACGGCCGGGCCGATGTCGTTATTCGTAACAATGCAAAATTTGTGTTCACCCGGACCAAGATTTATGTGACCGGTCGCGTCGCAATCGCCTGAGAATGTTTGGGTGTAATTTGGATCGGTAGTTTCAGTCACGGCGTGCGTAGGACTCGCCGTGAAAGAATTATTTTCCCCGGAGGAAACTTGCCTACCGCTAACAAACAGCGGAAAGTCAGCAACTGTTTTGGTCCCGCCATTATCGTTAATGACTGTTTTAACAACGTTAATTGTTCCGATTTGTGTCGACCCTCCCGAAGTGGGCGGAGGCGTGACTGCGCATATCGGTACGGTAATGGTGTCTGTATCAGCCGTAACCGTTCCGCCGTATGCCAAAGCTTGTCCTAGCCATGATACAGTGCTGCCGATGGTAATGCCTGCGGCATCAATGACCGTTCCTACAAACGTAGAATTGGCGCCAATTGTTGTGGCCGCAGCTGGAGCCCAAAAT
The window above is part of the Patescibacteria group bacterium genome. Proteins encoded here:
- a CDS encoding class F sortase is translated as MTSLKSSQLKILPKGTLFKFVLLGFILSLALLFYIVPINSTQSGSAPLIQNAVVLQKKEQAVYGLPVRLKIPKINIDTTLEHVGLTTKGAVGVPKDPTSAAWFNFGPRPGDKGSAIITGHYGYWKNGKVGVFNNLYKLRKGDKLYVEDEKGVTATFVVREFRTYDPKAKASGVFVSTDGKVHLNLITCEGTWNKISKSYPRRLVVFTDKE
- a CDS encoding lamin tail domain-containing protein, which produces MKTKLFRSFVILIIALGGFFIFGKNSLATTADHLVISEVQISGATVDDEFVEIYNPTNLSVNITGWRLSRKTASGTQSNLVMSFSSISISAHSYLLVISPEYNATSHNGITGDVIYSTTQHLATDNSILLYSDAGITIVDKVGLGTATDKETSSIANPPTNGSVERKASEYSTLATLSVDGIEEHSGNSYDSEDNSNDFVTQSISNPQNSYSPTEDSPPLTAPLPSGPVCGNAICEDGEDYLSCPADCAASPPLTEINPGDVVINEFVSDPAEGGEWIEIFNKKNFEINLTGWKLEDGAGTIATLDTTITANGFQTIELSSSKLNNSGDIIKLKTSDGTIIDQVAYGNWDDGNISDNAPKASDPNSVARKIDGDDTDNDLADFSETTTLTKNSANTITAPPSEETGGVSTPEETTPSAPPSWPVGSLLINEFVADPADNEVEWIEIFNPGNALINLTGWTLEDGGETVTTLSGSVGPLGFFCFRETKRNFK
- a CDS encoding lamin tail domain-containing protein, with amino-acid sequence MIDQVSYGNWDDGEKSDNAPAASDPNSVARKTDGQNSTNDFNDFVVATPTKSTSNSGGVQQNLNDAYSKDIIVNEIFPNPKGDDSQGEFIELKNIGTADIDLTGWKIGDASSKRYVIKAADLPFIILKPKEFFVLYRKTTGIALNNSGTESVKLFSPDGALVHSIECSGTAPEEQSYSRETENYFWTSTPTPGKENIITRENQTPSASISAPDEGEIGQVISFDGSDSIDPDGGELIFSWNFGDGTEAAGANANHIYSAAGKFKIILTVKDATGAGNTAEQFIKISNPDSAADNFPIDEQLIFINEILPNPEGSDEGEWIELKSIDIKPIDLSGWKLDDDEGGSRPYKIPDGTVINPGQFLLFKKEVTKLAFNNTCDATRLLDTDGEIFFETSYDEVPEGASWARGEDGNFKWTTKLTPGAENIFQFQEKIVAKKSNSTSAKKSATFSATTLEEIRNLDLGDGVKVTGQVIVDPGVLGSQIFYIANAEACPGIQIYMYSKNFPELKLGDLVEVTGILAESGGEKRIKVSAKEDIKILESQEAPSPAPIKLSEIEEGLEGCLVSASGELTEKSGSNLYFADDDGELKIYLKSTLPFPKPKMNIGDQIETVGIVSQTKTGFRLLPRYIDDIKIKTPAAEPTTLEIPPENSSGNINLYLGAATGILGLTLVGLGIKSGAFANWWKKIEGV
- a CDS encoding ice-binding family protein, producing MKTSSKILVVVLGFAFVLGLVGPIPALAATSPSLGTASTYGVLADTFNYNTGLTTITGVAGTAALGYVGAFPGGGATLAVTGTTQVNNAAYAQAGLDQNAALNNAVDGLNIQTCTSIGAIVALNAIDIDGAGPLPPGTFTPGCYSSTGAMNITTGTTVTLQGTGTYIFRTPAELNPAANSTIALTGGASECDVFWAPAAATTIGANSTFVGTVIDAAGITIGSTVSWLGQALAYGGTVTADTDTITVPICAVTPPPTSGGSTQIGTINVVKTVINDNGGTKTVADFPLFVSGRQVSSGENNSFTASPTHAVTETTDPNYTQTFSGDCDATGHINLGPGEHKFCIVTNNDIGPAVVVPPVPPLIDVVKVPSPLALPAGSGSVAYTYTLRNIGTVPVTDVTMIGDTCSPITLVSGDTNADAILQVSETWTYTCSTTLSETHTNTVVATGWANGISATDIASATVVVGLPTVPPLIHVTKVPNPLTLSAGGGMVTYTEKITNPGTVALSNVILSDDKCSPMNYISGDTNGDSKLDITETWTYTCRTNLTETTLNTAIAEGVANGMTVRDLAIATVTVATAVPALPSTGLSSEGKNIPWDIIILSGIFILAVISFTAVLKKGTI